The following proteins come from a genomic window of Geomonas sp. RF6:
- the efp gene encoding elongation factor P gives MYTAADLRKGLKITIDNEPYIITAFDFSKPGKGQALYRTKLKNMMTGLTMDRTYRSGETFEPAHLEDRKMQYLYKEEEHYCFMDNETFEQIHMGEDVLGDAKNYLIDNLPVDVLLFREKAIGIELPNFVTLRVVETLPWVKGDTSGSDSKPATVETGYVLRVPPFIEENELIVIDTRTGEYSTRVKG, from the coding sequence ATGTACACTGCTGCAGATCTCAGAAAAGGGTTGAAGATTACCATCGACAACGAGCCGTATATCATCACCGCCTTTGACTTCTCGAAGCCGGGCAAGGGCCAGGCGCTCTACCGCACGAAGCTGAAGAACATGATGACCGGCCTTACCATGGACCGCACCTACCGTTCTGGCGAGACCTTCGAGCCGGCTCACCTGGAAGATCGCAAGATGCAGTACCTCTACAAAGAAGAGGAGCACTACTGCTTTATGGACAACGAGACCTTCGAGCAGATCCACATGGGTGAAGACGTGCTCGGCGACGCCAAGAACTACCTGATCGACAACCTCCCGGTCGATGTTCTCCTCTTCAGGGAAAAGGCGATCGGCATCGAGCTCCCGAACTTCGTGACGCTGCGCGTCGTGGAGACCCTCCCGTGGGTTAAGGGCGACACCTCCGGCAGCGACTCCAAGCCGGCTACGGTTGAGACCGGCTACGTGCTGCGCGTCCCCCCCTTCATTGAGGAAAATGAGCTCATCGTCATCGACACCCGTACCGGCGAGTACTCCACGAGGGTGAAAGGGTAG
- the epmA gene encoding EF-P lysine aminoacylase EpmA codes for MTGNWALSRRRNALAGRCAILQRVRNFFLQKGYLEVETPFRIPAPAPEAQIDAIPSAGWFLQTSPELCMKRLLAAGYPRLFQICRCWRDGERGTLHLNEFTMLEWYAADADYLDLMEECEALVRAAAGAESIVYRGATVDLSGRWERISVAEAFRRYTDVSASEALERGLFDELMVERIEPQLGFGSPTFIYDYPASRGALARLKAGEPEVAERFELYIAGVEIANAFSELTDAKEQRERFVAEAALRGAEGKTVYPLPERFLQELPDMPQSAGIALGLDRLVMTILDAERIDDVVAFTQEEL; via the coding sequence ATGACAGGAAACTGGGCGCTCTCCCGGCGGCGCAACGCGCTTGCCGGGAGGTGCGCCATCTTGCAAAGAGTCAGGAACTTTTTTTTGCAAAAGGGGTATCTCGAAGTTGAGACCCCTTTTCGCATTCCTGCGCCTGCACCGGAGGCGCAAATCGACGCCATCCCCTCCGCAGGGTGGTTCCTCCAGACCTCCCCCGAGCTGTGCATGAAGCGCCTTCTCGCCGCCGGGTACCCTCGCCTCTTCCAGATCTGCCGCTGCTGGCGCGACGGCGAGCGCGGCACCTTGCACCTGAACGAATTCACCATGCTGGAATGGTACGCTGCCGACGCGGACTACCTCGACCTGATGGAGGAATGCGAGGCGCTGGTGCGCGCGGCGGCGGGCGCGGAGAGTATCGTCTACCGCGGCGCGACGGTCGACCTCAGCGGGCGCTGGGAGAGAATCAGCGTGGCGGAGGCCTTTCGCCGCTACACCGATGTGAGTGCCTCTGAGGCGCTGGAGCGGGGGCTCTTCGACGAGCTTATGGTGGAGCGGATAGAGCCGCAGCTCGGGTTCGGATCCCCCACCTTCATCTACGACTACCCAGCCAGCCGCGGGGCGCTCGCCCGCCTGAAGGCAGGGGAGCCGGAGGTCGCGGAGCGCTTCGAGCTGTACATCGCAGGGGTGGAGATTGCCAATGCCTTTTCCGAGCTCACCGATGCAAAGGAGCAGCGGGAGCGTTTCGTGGCGGAAGCAGCGCTGCGTGGAGCAGAGGGAAAGACGGTGTACCCGCTGCCGGAAAGATTTCTGCAGGAGCTCCCCGATATGCCGCAGTCGGCAGGGATCGCGCTGGGTCTCGACAGGCTGGTGATGACGATTCTTGATGCGGAGAGGATTGACGACGTCGTGGCATTTACGCAGGAAGAGCTGTAG
- the bioB gene encoding biotin synthase BioB, with protein sequence MEDFISRATQRILKGGEISFEEAVALSEVHGSQVFDLFRGASRIKEHFVGNTVHLCSIINAKSGRCAEDCAFCAQSAHHKTDAPVYPLVEEERMVQSARAAEANGSACFGIITSGTTIAGKELDQVLSALRRIRSETSIFPSCSLGIIDVETAQALKDAGMETYHHNLETAESFFPSICSTHPYSDDVETVRAVKSVGLKVCSGGIFGMGETAAQRVEMAFTLKELDVDSVPLNFLNPIEGTRLAGASHISALDCLKTIAIYRMILPGKRITVCGGREKNLRDLQSWIFFAGANGTMIGNYLTTLGRSVDTDRQMFSDLGLETVLCEH encoded by the coding sequence ATGGAAGACTTTATCAGCAGGGCCACGCAGCGCATCCTCAAGGGGGGCGAGATTTCTTTCGAGGAGGCGGTCGCGCTCTCCGAGGTGCACGGTTCCCAGGTTTTTGATCTTTTCCGCGGCGCCAGCCGCATCAAGGAGCACTTTGTCGGCAACACCGTCCATCTCTGCTCCATAATCAACGCCAAATCCGGCCGCTGCGCCGAGGATTGCGCTTTCTGCGCGCAGTCAGCCCACCACAAGACCGATGCGCCGGTTTACCCCCTCGTCGAGGAGGAGCGCATGGTGCAGTCGGCCCGCGCCGCCGAAGCGAACGGCTCCGCATGCTTCGGCATCATCACGAGCGGCACCACCATCGCCGGGAAGGAACTGGACCAGGTCCTCTCCGCCCTGCGCCGCATCCGCAGCGAGACCTCCATTTTTCCTTCCTGCTCGCTCGGCATCATCGACGTGGAGACCGCCCAGGCGCTGAAGGACGCGGGGATGGAAACGTACCACCACAACCTCGAGACCGCGGAAAGCTTCTTCCCCTCGATCTGTTCGACCCACCCCTATTCCGATGACGTGGAAACTGTGCGCGCTGTAAAGAGCGTCGGGCTCAAGGTCTGCTCCGGCGGGATCTTCGGCATGGGCGAGACCGCGGCGCAGCGCGTGGAGATGGCATTTACGCTGAAGGAGCTCGACGTCGACTCCGTCCCCCTGAACTTCCTGAACCCCATCGAGGGGACCCGCCTTGCCGGCGCCTCGCACATCAGCGCCCTGGACTGCCTGAAGACCATCGCGATCTACCGCATGATCCTCCCTGGAAAGAGAATCACCGTCTGCGGCGGCAGGGAGAAGAACCTGAGGGACCTGCAGTCCTGGATCTTCTTCGCCGGCGCCAACGGCACCATGATCGGGAACTACCTCACCACGCTTGGACGCTCTGT